From a region of the Enterobacter cancerogenus genome:
- a CDS encoding helix-turn-helix transcriptional regulator, producing MRDTPTADYLELITLNDAVGSFSRLFANTVRYHHWHQCLEILYVEEGFGVVIVDNRHYTMRPGRLFFFPPFTLHKVRVDEQAQALYRRTIIHLDQHAVLKVLRDFPHARQRLQRLSFRGAEAWVADLAHCHGHLVHLFNCYRPPMNSENIASLLISLFAMLPDDNDGAPGNSQGIASQAMFWLDEHYQEKFRLDALAHELGKSRSYVSRKFHAETGEKIHDYLNTLRLRKACECLLHSDASVREIATRVGFSDVTWFISAFKKGIGETPLQYRKNHANR from the coding sequence ATGCGCGACACGCCGACAGCCGATTATCTGGAGTTGATTACCCTGAACGATGCGGTGGGATCGTTCAGCCGTCTGTTTGCCAATACCGTGCGTTACCATCACTGGCATCAGTGCCTGGAGATCCTCTACGTCGAAGAAGGGTTTGGCGTGGTGATCGTCGATAACCGCCACTACACCATGCGTCCCGGACGGCTGTTTTTCTTCCCTCCCTTCACCCTGCACAAGGTGAGAGTGGATGAGCAGGCGCAGGCCCTGTATCGACGCACCATCATCCATCTCGACCAGCATGCGGTCCTGAAGGTGTTGCGTGATTTTCCCCATGCCCGGCAGCGGCTGCAAAGGCTCTCCTTTCGCGGCGCAGAGGCGTGGGTAGCGGACCTGGCGCATTGCCATGGTCATCTCGTGCATCTGTTTAACTGTTACCGGCCACCGATGAACAGCGAGAACATTGCCTCGCTGCTCATCAGCCTGTTCGCGATGCTGCCGGACGATAACGACGGCGCACCGGGCAACAGCCAGGGGATCGCCAGCCAGGCGATGTTCTGGCTGGATGAACATTATCAGGAGAAATTTCGCCTCGACGCGCTGGCGCACGAACTGGGGAAATCGCGCAGCTATGTGTCGCGAAAATTCCATGCCGAAACCGGCGAGAAAATTCATGACTACCTGAATACGCTCCGGCTGCGAAAGGCCTGCGAGTGCTTATTGCACAGCGATGCGAGCGTGCGCGAGATAGCGACACGGGTCGGGTTTTCTGACGTCACCTGGTTTATCAGCGCGTTTAAAAAAGGGATTGGCGAGACGCCGTTGCAGTACAGGAAGAACCATGCGAACCGATGA
- a CDS encoding response regulator transcription factor: MISILLVDDHPAICFALKVLLEKHGDMTVSTSTGENLLSQLHQQRPDLLILDLELKHADGLDLLPRIKQHLPELNILVFTSQSAGIYALRTLHAGAQGFINKNMPLENVEPLCRLIMAGYQCFPEGTLFKAASVNEKNDASESLSSRFSDREIAVLNYLKQGKSNKEIADLLMLSNKTISTYKTRMLQKCGCDDLNQLISLVFRESDNENT, encoded by the coding sequence ATGATTTCGATTTTGCTTGTAGACGATCATCCAGCAATCTGCTTTGCATTAAAAGTACTTCTGGAAAAGCACGGAGATATGACCGTCAGTACCTCTACGGGTGAGAACCTGCTGTCCCAACTGCATCAGCAGCGCCCGGACTTATTAATCCTGGATCTCGAACTTAAGCACGCCGATGGCCTCGACCTGTTACCCCGAATTAAACAACACCTCCCGGAACTTAACATTCTGGTCTTTACCAGCCAGTCAGCAGGTATATATGCGCTGAGAACGCTCCACGCCGGGGCGCAGGGGTTTATCAATAAAAATATGCCGCTGGAAAACGTTGAGCCACTGTGCCGGCTCATTATGGCGGGTTACCAATGTTTTCCCGAAGGGACGCTGTTCAAAGCCGCCAGCGTCAATGAAAAAAACGATGCGTCTGAATCACTATCAAGTCGCTTCTCGGATCGCGAAATTGCCGTTCTCAATTATCTGAAACAGGGCAAGAGTAACAAAGAGATTGCCGATCTCCTGATGCTCAGCAATAAAACCATTAGCACCTATAAAACCCGGATGCTGCAAAAATGTGGCTGCGACGATCTCAACCAGCTTATCTCGCTTGTCTTCAGAGAGTCTGATAATGAGAATACTTAG